In the genome of Taurinivorans muris, one region contains:
- a CDS encoding mannose-1-phosphate guanylyltransferase/mannose-6-phosphate isomerase — MAVDPERVLLVTPSDHLIKNDELYVEAVKKAKTIAEQDFLVTFGIKPVYPETGYGYIEIAENYAVRAFLEKPTQNAAETLIKNENIFWNSGIFCFKAKTLLEELKKYAPDVYETSVIAFNACLKNDNTYRLPVEEVKQIPEISIDYAVFEKSEKVKCIPVQFDWSDLGGFEALYKEFQADNENTAHNVNQIAINSAGNFIYLAPENKKVIATVDVNDLIIADTGDALLVAPLKSSQKIKQVAEKVKQISSLHREHKITHRPWGTYTVLESSDGYKIKKIVVAPGKRLSLQKHFHRNEHWIVVSGTATVQIGDKTSLVRPNESIYIKMGELHRLSNEGLVPVVIIEAQVGEYTEEDDIVRFDDDYIR, encoded by the coding sequence TTGGCTGTTGATCCGGAACGTGTTTTATTGGTCACTCCCAGTGATCATCTGATTAAAAATGATGAGCTGTATGTTGAAGCGGTAAAAAAAGCGAAAACAATTGCCGAACAAGATTTTTTGGTGACATTCGGTATAAAGCCCGTTTATCCTGAAACTGGGTATGGATATATTGAAATTGCTGAAAATTATGCTGTGCGGGCTTTTCTTGAAAAACCGACGCAAAATGCGGCTGAAACATTAATAAAAAATGAAAATATTTTTTGGAATTCCGGAATTTTTTGTTTTAAAGCAAAGACGTTGCTTGAAGAATTAAAAAAATACGCTCCGGATGTGTATGAAACTTCTGTTATCGCTTTTAATGCTTGTTTGAAAAATGATAATACGTATCGCTTACCCGTGGAAGAAGTCAAGCAAATTCCTGAAATAAGCATTGATTATGCCGTTTTTGAAAAATCGGAAAAAGTGAAATGTATTCCGGTTCAATTTGACTGGTCGGATTTAGGCGGTTTTGAAGCTTTATATAAGGAGTTTCAAGCAGACAATGAAAATACCGCCCATAATGTGAATCAGATAGCTATTAATTCGGCTGGCAATTTTATTTATCTCGCTCCTGAGAATAAAAAAGTCATCGCAACAGTTGATGTCAATGATTTGATTATTGCCGATACCGGTGACGCTCTTCTTGTCGCTCCTTTGAAATCATCGCAAAAAATAAAACAGGTTGCTGAAAAAGTAAAACAAATTTCGTCATTGCACAGGGAGCATAAAATTACGCACAGACCATGGGGAACATATACCGTTTTGGAAAGCAGCGATGGTTATAAAATAAAGAAAATCGTTGTTGCTCCCGGCAAACGGTTATCGCTGCAAAAACATTTTCACAGGAATGAACACTGGATAGTCGTAAGCGGTACGGCAACCGTGCAAATCGGGGATAAAACAAGTTTAGTCCGTCCGAATGAATCCATTTATATCAAAATGGGCGAACTGCACAGATTAAGCAATGAAGGGCTTGTTCCGGTGGTTATCATTGAGGCGCAAGTGGGCGAATATACGGAAGAAGACGATATAGTCCGTTTCGATGACGATTATATCCGATAG
- the gmd gene encoding GDP-mannose 4,6-dehydratase — protein sequence MEKQKVALITGVTGQDGAYLAEFLLNKGYVVHGIKRRASSFNTDRIDHLLSDSHKIDVKFFLHYGDMTDSMNLTKIIQETQPDEIYNLAAMSHVHVSFTTPEYVANADGIGTLRILEAVRFLGLSEKTKIYQASTSELFGKVQETPQKETTPFYPRSPYAVAKLYAYWITKNYREAYNMFACNGILFNHESPIRGETFVTRKITLAVSKIAAGLQDKLYLGNLDAKRDWGHAKDYVKMMWMILQAPKPDDWVIATGNTSSVRDFLILAFRYVGIELEFKGCGVDEKAYVASCSNPKYQVPAGKEVVCIDPAYFRPTEVDFLLGDPAKAEKELGWKRDYSLKELVDDMMKSDLEIVKKHNYLKSGGFVLKSYFGE from the coding sequence ATGGAAAAACAAAAAGTAGCATTAATAACCGGAGTGACAGGTCAAGACGGAGCGTATCTTGCTGAATTTCTTTTAAATAAAGGATATGTTGTTCATGGGATAAAACGCCGTGCTTCTTCGTTCAATACGGATAGGATAGACCATTTATTGTCTGACAGCCATAAAATCGATGTTAAATTTTTCCTGCATTACGGCGATATGACGGATTCAATGAATTTAACAAAAATCATTCAGGAAACGCAGCCGGATGAAATTTACAATTTGGCGGCAATGAGCCATGTTCACGTGTCTTTTACAACGCCTGAATATGTGGCTAATGCGGACGGTATCGGCACGTTGAGAATTTTAGAGGCTGTGCGTTTTTTGGGTTTGTCAGAAAAAACCAAAATTTATCAGGCTTCAACTTCCGAATTGTTCGGTAAGGTTCAGGAAACTCCGCAAAAAGAAACAACTCCTTTTTATCCGAGAAGCCCGTATGCGGTGGCGAAATTATATGCATACTGGATTACGAAAAATTATCGTGAAGCTTATAATATGTTCGCATGCAACGGAATATTGTTCAATCATGAAAGCCCTATTCGCGGTGAAACTTTTGTAACGCGTAAAATCACCTTGGCGGTATCTAAAATCGCAGCGGGTTTGCAGGATAAATTGTATTTGGGCAACCTTGATGCAAAACGTGATTGGGGACATGCCAAAGATTATGTGAAAATGATGTGGATGATTTTGCAGGCTCCAAAACCGGACGATTGGGTAATTGCAACAGGCAACACAAGCTCTGTGCGGGATTTTTTGATTTTGGCTTTTCGGTATGTCGGAATTGAGCTTGAATTTAAAGGCTGCGGGGTTGATGAAAAAGCGTATGTTGCGTCTTGTTCCAATCCAAAGTACCAAGTTCCGGCAGGAAAAGAAGTCGTCTGCATTGACCCTGCGTATTTCAGACCCACGGAAGTCGATTTTTTGCTTGGCGACCCTGCCAAAGCCGAAAAGGAATTGGGCTGGAAAAGAGATTACTCATTAAAAGAGCTTGTCGATGATATGATGAAAAGTGATTTGGAAATCGTTAAAAAACATAATTATTTAAAAAGCGGCGGTTTTGTGTTAAAAAGTTATTTCGGAGAATAA
- a CDS encoding dTDP-4-dehydrorhamnose 3,5-epimerase family protein, which produces MAFDFIIEESQEIKGVHIITPSISEDLRGNIWTSFYQEEIEQLLPAGLHFKHDKFSQSRQNVLRGIHGDFKTWKYVTCVFGEIHQYVVDCRKNSPTYLKWQEFLINKDNQKIILIPPSMGNAYYVTSEYAVYHYKCAYEGEYIDAGEQFTFAWNDKRIGIAWPAPNPVLSDRDMLAAVKQRKGNAL; this is translated from the coding sequence ATGGCTTTTGATTTTATTATTGAAGAATCACAGGAAATCAAAGGGGTTCATATCATAACTCCCAGCATATCCGAAGATTTAAGAGGAAATATCTGGACCTCTTTTTATCAGGAAGAAATTGAACAATTGCTTCCCGCCGGCTTGCATTTTAAACACGACAAGTTTTCCCAATCGCGGCAAAATGTTTTACGCGGCATACATGGTGATTTCAAGACCTGGAAATATGTGACTTGTGTTTTTGGCGAAATTCATCAGTATGTTGTCGATTGCAGGAAAAATTCTCCGACCTATCTGAAATGGCAGGAGTTTTTGATCAACAAGGATAATCAAAAAATAATCCTTATTCCGCCAAGCATGGGAAACGCATATTATGTGACAAGTGAATATGCCGTTTATCACTATAAATGCGCTTATGAAGGAGAGTATATCGACGCCGGCGAGCAATTTACCTTTGCGTGGAATGACAAGCGGATCGGTATTGCATGGCCTGCACCCAATCCCGTTTTGTCCGACAGGGATATGCTTGCGGCTGTGAAACAGAGAAAAGGAAACGCATTATGA
- a CDS encoding formyltransferase family protein has translation MEENNSLKVIIFSTQHGGHGILAIEKLLSSGFFIDNLYVVTENNAKNEMLINFLKLYQIKYQCYEKTAFDFAEIVKKLNGVDIIVSVVNRIIIKSDWTKLCTLGAMNLHPGLLPFYKGFFSIPWAIVNNEEYAGWSYHYITDEIDGGNIILADKVKIAANDNSFTLHFKVHLDAINHISNAIELLKQKIKGRKQKEEGNYYKVLPNEGYLDLSWSDEKIRLYDKAFFFPPFFYSLIKQNDQDIIVNDIEMLLNNIDTEREREEILLIILEYFFLAWAKKTAFIRTVGY, from the coding sequence ATGGAAGAAAATAATTCATTAAAAGTTATCATATTTTCAACACAACATGGCGGGCACGGAATTTTGGCGATCGAAAAATTGCTGTCTTCAGGTTTTTTTATTGATAATTTATATGTTGTTACGGAAAATAATGCTAAAAATGAAATGTTAATTAATTTTCTGAAATTATATCAAATTAAATATCAATGTTATGAGAAAACGGCTTTTGATTTTGCTGAAATCGTGAAAAAATTAAACGGGGTTGATATTATTGTAAGCGTTGTGAATAGGATTATAATAAAAAGCGACTGGACAAAACTTTGCACACTGGGCGCAATGAATTTACATCCCGGTTTGCTGCCTTTTTATAAGGGATTTTTTTCCATTCCATGGGCTATTGTCAATAATGAGGAATATGCCGGCTGGTCTTATCATTACATCACAGATGAAATTGACGGCGGAAACATTATTTTAGCGGATAAGGTTAAAATCGCTGCAAATGATAACTCATTTACACTGCATTTTAAAGTGCATTTGGATGCCATCAATCATATAAGCAACGCCATAGAACTGTTAAAACAAAAAATAAAAGGAAGGAAGCAAAAGGAAGAAGGAAATTATTATAAAGTGCTGCCGAATGAGGGATACCTTGATTTATCATGGTCCGATGAAAAAATACGCTTATATGACAAGGCATTCTTTTTCCCGCCATTTTTTTATTCTCTCATTAAACAAAATGACCAGGATATTATTGTTAATGATATTGAGATGTTATTGAACAACATAGATACAGAGAGAGAGAGAGAGGAAATTCTGCTGATCATTCTTGAGTATTTTTTTCTTGCTTGGGCAAAGAAAACGGCTTTTATACGTACCGTTGGATACTGA
- a CDS encoding class I SAM-dependent methyltransferase, with protein sequence MNIHLGCWHRNISGFINVDLCDMPHIHYKSSIDKLPMFEDNCADLIYSSHSLEYFDRVQAADVLSEWNRCLKVGGILRLAVPDFDKLIEVYKKTGDITKILGPLYGRMEITSVNNEKMCLYHKTVYNFDSLSEVLANAGFGNIRKYDWRETIHKDYDDHSQAYFPHMDKENGLLISLNVEAEKL encoded by the coding sequence ATGAATATTCATTTAGGCTGCTGGCATAGGAACATTTCGGGATTTATCAATGTCGATTTATGCGATATGCCGCATATCCATTATAAATCAAGCATTGATAAGCTGCCCATGTTTGAAGATAACTGTGCGGATTTGATTTATTCAAGCCATTCACTTGAGTATTTTGACAGAGTGCAGGCGGCTGATGTGCTGTCTGAATGGAACAGGTGTCTGAAAGTCGGCGGAATATTGAGGCTGGCGGTTCCGGATTTCGATAAACTGATTGAAGTGTATAAAAAAACAGGTGATATAACCAAAATTTTGGGACCATTATACGGAAGAATGGAAATAACTTCTGTGAATAATGAAAAAATGTGTTTGTATCATAAAACCGTATATAATTTTGATTCATTGTCCGAAGTATTGGCAAATGCGGGATTCGGCAATATTCGCAAATATGATTGGAGAGAAACGATCCATAAGGATTACGATGATCATTCTCAAGCATATTTTCCTCATATGGATAAAGAAAACGGCTTATTGATAAGTTTGAATGTCGAAGCTGAAAAATTATAG
- a CDS encoding DegT/DnrJ/EryC1/StrS family aminotransferase — protein sequence MDFIMQMRPWFGEEEKNAVCAYMEEDGFITEFKRTEKFEKMIAEYTKAKHCIVVNNGTVSLTLAAMACGIAAGDEVLVPNYTMIATPNSVKMFGAVPVFIDVEEETLCMDLEKAEQALTAKTKALILVTANGRYPKAGIGAFVNFCKKNNLILIEDSAQSLGSCYPDGQHMGTVGQVGSFSFSAPKIISTGQGGALITNDDEIAYKLRRLKDFGRSGGGNDFHDSIGYNFKFTELQACIGIEQMKKVSKRVERKKEIYSLYKKGLAGIRGIKLFEQDIEHTVPWFYDCICDKRDELQTFLKEKNIGTRLMYGPINKQIAYQVSGEHKVSETVGKKGLWLPSFAQLSDKQIEYICISIREFYDTGNR from the coding sequence ATGGATTTTATAATGCAAATGCGTCCTTGGTTCGGTGAGGAAGAAAAAAACGCCGTTTGTGCGTATATGGAAGAAGATGGGTTTATCACGGAATTCAAGCGTACGGAAAAATTTGAAAAAATGATTGCGGAATATACAAAAGCCAAACATTGTATTGTTGTTAACAATGGCACGGTCAGTTTGACTTTGGCTGCGATGGCATGCGGCATTGCTGCCGGTGACGAGGTTTTGGTTCCGAATTATACCATGATTGCGACCCCTAATTCCGTAAAAATGTTCGGAGCGGTTCCTGTTTTTATCGATGTGGAAGAAGAAACGCTTTGCATGGATTTGGAAAAAGCGGAACAAGCGCTAACAGCTAAAACAAAAGCATTGATTTTGGTCACCGCCAATGGACGTTATCCCAAAGCCGGTATCGGCGCCTTTGTAAATTTTTGCAAAAAAAATAATCTTATATTAATTGAAGATTCCGCTCAATCCTTGGGTTCTTGTTATCCTGACGGACAGCATATGGGCACGGTCGGGCAAGTCGGAAGTTTTTCATTTTCCGCACCTAAAATTATTTCAACAGGTCAAGGCGGGGCTTTAATTACAAATGATGATGAAATAGCGTATAAACTCCGCAGACTGAAAGATTTCGGACGAAGCGGGGGAGGAAATGATTTTCATGACAGCATAGGATATAATTTTAAATTTACGGAATTGCAGGCTTGCATCGGTATTGAGCAAATGAAAAAAGTTTCAAAGCGGGTTGAACGTAAAAAAGAGATATATTCATTATATAAAAAAGGACTTGCCGGAATACGGGGAATAAAGCTTTTTGAACAGGATATCGAACATACTGTTCCTTGGTTTTATGACTGCATTTGTGATAAGAGAGATGAGTTGCAAACGTTTTTGAAAGAAAAAAATATCGGGACGCGCCTTATGTACGGTCCTATCAACAAACAAATTGCATATCAGGTTTCAGGGGAGCATAAGGTTTCTGAAACGGTTGGAAAAAAGGGCTTATGGCTGCCTTCTTTTGCGCAGTTATCCGATAAGCAGATTGAATATATTTGTATTTCAATCAGAGAATTTTATGATACTGGGAATAGGTAA
- a CDS encoding TetR/AcrR family transcriptional regulator, whose amino-acid sequence MKTNQVKTKITDQRKLKGEATREKLVIEAIRLFGQNGYKATNTRALAEAAQCNLGLITFHFGGKQGLYEAAIKRVKMRLIEMLSPSVQNLKNLAETNMAGKDLFEALTHEINALAIKFSGMEQVAGHALLLLQDMNEKNIHSISGYRDVFLPLITNIEILINKATNNINPSRARLSAFMIVNTALGFLRDYPVFYPDTNIDTIKPPSIDTLVELLSHHLVGEFETYFKYGMNTKASEKK is encoded by the coding sequence ATGAAAACAAACCAAGTCAAAACAAAAATAACCGACCAACGCAAACTGAAAGGTGAAGCGACACGAGAAAAACTTGTTATTGAAGCAATCCGGCTTTTCGGGCAAAATGGCTATAAAGCAACCAATACCCGCGCGCTTGCGGAAGCTGCGCAGTGTAATCTTGGTTTAATCACATTCCATTTCGGCGGCAAGCAAGGGCTATATGAAGCAGCCATCAAGCGTGTGAAAATGCGCCTTATAGAAATGTTAAGCCCTTCCGTTCAGAATTTGAAAAACCTTGCCGAAACAAATATGGCTGGAAAAGATCTTTTTGAAGCATTGACCCATGAAATCAATGCGTTGGCGATTAAATTTTCCGGAATGGAACAAGTCGCCGGGCATGCTCTTTTGCTGCTGCAAGACATGAATGAAAAAAACATCCATAGCATATCGGGTTACCGAGATGTTTTTTTACCGCTCATCACCAATATTGAAATTTTGATCAACAAAGCGACGAACAATATCAATCCCTCACGGGCAAGGCTCAGCGCTTTCATGATTGTCAACACGGCACTTGGTTTTTTGCGGGATTATCCCGTTTTTTATCCCGATACCAATATCGATACCATAAAACCGCCCTCAATAGACACTCTGGTGGAACTGCTCTCCCATCACCTTGTGGGTGAATTTGAAACCTATTTCAAATATGGAATGAATACCAAAGCAAGCGAAAAAAAATAA
- a CDS encoding NAD-dependent protein deacylase, which translates to MQKNNNAQELLEIIKNSKHVAVLTGAGISTLSGIPDFRGVGGLYSRKDIDANKLFDIHYFKKDPAYYYKNSRDFLYESAARPNIVHESLAKLEEKGLIKAVITQNIDLLHQKAGSKTVFELHGSPKQHYCLSCGKEFDFDTVLSMLQKVDVPMCPDCGGILKPRIVFFGESLPEYDLDNAEYHAKKADFLLVLGTSLTVYPAAAIPEITHRSGGKLGIVNASSTYVDNACVFKAADLGSIFEELNVLL; encoded by the coding sequence ATGCAAAAAAATAATAACGCTCAAGAATTATTAGAAATAATTAAAAATTCCAAACATGTTGCCGTGCTTACCGGGGCGGGAATTTCCACGTTGTCCGGAATACCCGATTTCAGGGGCGTTGGGGGTTTGTATTCACGCAAAGATATAGATGCCAATAAGCTTTTTGATATTCATTATTTTAAAAAAGATCCGGCTTATTATTATAAAAATTCACGTGATTTTTTATATGAAAGCGCCGCAAGACCGAATATCGTGCATGAAAGTTTGGCGAAATTGGAAGAAAAAGGCTTGATAAAAGCTGTCATTACGCAGAATATCGATTTATTGCACCAAAAAGCAGGCTCTAAGACCGTTTTTGAATTGCATGGTTCCCCTAAACAACACTACTGCTTGTCATGCGGTAAGGAATTTGATTTCGACACCGTTCTTTCAATGCTTCAAAAGGTCGATGTGCCAATGTGTCCGGACTGCGGGGGAATTTTAAAGCCCCGCATTGTGTTTTTCGGTGAATCGCTGCCGGAATATGATTTGGACAATGCGGAATACCATGCCAAAAAAGCTGATTTCTTACTGGTGCTCGGTACGAGCTTAACGGTTTATCCTGCCGCCGCAATTCCCGAAATCACGCATAGGTCCGGCGGAAAACTCGGAATTGTCAATGCTTCGTCAACCTATGTCGATAATGCCTGCGTGTTTAAAGCTGCTGATTTGGGCAGTATTTTTGAAGAACTTAATGTTTTGCTTTAA
- the hslU gene encoding ATP-dependent protease ATPase subunit HslU, producing MNTLTPREIVVELDKYIVGQEQAKKMVAIAVRNRWRRQKLEPQMRDEIAPKNIILMGPTGVGKTEIARRLAKLTGAPFVKVEATKYTEVGYVGRDVESMIRDLLDIGIKLIRDEETQRVKAQAEKAAEERLLDLLLPHNPSEGSREATREKLRNLWQLGHLDNHEVEIEVKETSPQIDMFAMPGMDQIGDQIKTLMGKISPSKTQRKRVRTKAAFDILLQQESDKLIDEDKMIEAARERVEQSGIVFIDEIDKVASSANSQRSSEVSREGVQRDLLPIVEGSTVNTKYGMIKTDHILFIAAGAFHFSKPSDLIPELQGRFPLRVELQPLGKDEFYRILTEPDNSLEKQYTALLQTEDVRLSFTEDGLLEIASFAEEINAESENIGARRLYTILEKILSDISFEAPERKYQHIVINKDYVNEHLDDVRENKDLSQYIL from the coding sequence ATGAACACTTTAACCCCCCGTGAAATTGTTGTTGAATTGGATAAATATATTGTAGGGCAAGAACAAGCTAAAAAAATGGTCGCCATTGCGGTTAGGAACCGCTGGCGCAGACAAAAGCTCGAACCGCAAATGCGTGACGAAATCGCTCCTAAGAACATTATTTTAATGGGACCGACCGGTGTCGGCAAAACGGAAATAGCAAGAAGATTGGCAAAGCTTACCGGTGCGCCTTTTGTAAAAGTGGAAGCGACTAAATATACCGAAGTGGGCTATGTCGGACGTGACGTTGAGTCCATGATACGGGATTTGCTTGACATCGGCATAAAACTTATCCGTGATGAAGAAACGCAACGGGTTAAAGCGCAAGCGGAAAAAGCCGCTGAGGAACGTCTTTTGGATTTGCTGCTGCCCCATAACCCCAGCGAGGGGAGCCGCGAAGCGACACGCGAAAAGCTTCGTAATTTATGGCAGTTGGGACATTTGGATAATCATGAGGTTGAAATTGAAGTCAAGGAAACTTCTCCGCAAATTGATATGTTCGCCATGCCCGGCATGGATCAGATCGGCGATCAGATTAAAACGCTCATGGGCAAAATTTCCCCTTCAAAAACGCAGCGGAAACGCGTAAGGACAAAAGCCGCTTTTGATATTTTGCTGCAGCAGGAATCAGACAAGCTTATTGACGAAGATAAAATGATTGAAGCCGCCAGGGAACGTGTGGAACAAAGCGGCATTGTTTTTATCGATGAAATCGATAAAGTTGCGAGCTCCGCCAATTCGCAAAGAAGCTCCGAGGTTTCTCGTGAGGGCGTGCAGCGTGATTTGCTTCCCATTGTTGAGGGAAGCACGGTGAATACGAAATACGGAATGATTAAAACCGATCATATCTTATTTATTGCGGCTGGAGCGTTTCATTTCAGCAAACCCTCCGATTTAATTCCTGAATTGCAGGGACGTTTTCCCTTGCGGGTCGAACTGCAGCCTCTTGGAAAAGATGAGTTTTACCGCATTTTGACTGAGCCTGACAATTCCCTTGAAAAACAGTATACCGCTTTATTGCAGACCGAAGATGTCCGGCTTTCGTTCACGGAAGACGGCTTACTCGAAATCGCTTCTTTTGCGGAAGAAATCAATGCGGAATCGGAAAATATCGGGGCAAGGCGGCTGTATACCATTCTTGAAAAAATTCTTTCCGATATTTCTTTTGAAGCTCCGGAACGGAAATATCAGCATATTGTCATCAATAAAGATTATGTGAATGAACATTTGGATGATGTTCGGGAAAATAAAGATTTAAGCCAGTATATCTTATAA